Proteins encoded in a region of the Paenibacillus sp. E222 genome:
- a CDS encoding undecaprenyl-diphosphatase, which yields MNQSVFNWINQFADRIPFLDWFMITSAEYAVWVMIGLLVIVWFLGDPSKQRIVFYACVASIVALGLAKWGISPVVGHPRPFMEGTVNQLVPHVPDPSFPSKHASFVFALAAASFFIGRRFGGWMLLLAVLTGVSRVYVGVHYPGDILGGFILGSLVSVILIATRNYTKSIPDFFIKIHQRVFR from the coding sequence ATGAATCAATCTGTATTTAATTGGATCAACCAGTTTGCAGACCGAATTCCGTTTCTGGACTGGTTTATGATTACATCAGCTGAATATGCGGTTTGGGTAATGATAGGGCTTCTTGTGATTGTGTGGTTTCTTGGCGATCCTTCGAAGCAACGAATTGTGTTTTATGCGTGTGTAGCTTCGATCGTAGCACTTGGTCTGGCAAAATGGGGAATTTCACCTGTGGTAGGTCATCCAAGGCCGTTCATGGAAGGCACGGTGAATCAACTGGTTCCGCATGTGCCAGATCCATCTTTTCCAAGCAAACATGCTTCCTTTGTATTCGCGCTTGCTGCGGCTTCGTTTTTTATCGGGCGCCGCTTCGGAGGATGGATGCTGTTGCTTGCTGTGCTGACAGGAGTGTCGCGTGTCTATGTAGGTGTACATTATCCCGGGGATATTCTGGGCGGATTCATTCTGGGAAGTCTGGTCAGTGTAATCTTGATTGCTACGCGTAATTATACCAAGTCGATTCCCGATTTCTTCATTAAGATTCACCAGCGGGTTTTCCGTTAG
- a CDS encoding acyltransferase, whose amino-acid sequence MNKPRIVEWTQLRGLAFLAIVMQHNIAEYIYRTDIEQPDSVMLTMIYHLTRFGTPTFVFLSGVMLFYHHSRTKPDYPRFIRKRFGDIYVPFVVWTFIYWLFVRIFTPEFWLSGMPDFHSLVRELFLPQTGYHLWFVIMVFQFYILFPLFLAGAKFIQKRIEKVTRFTPMQSVITLILIGMALYTVLMKWSYYNMGGWAASLPQPWSGLLQYRSYSWVMYWFYFLLGAVCAWSVDSWRSWTAKALPWIVCLFIGMYIWLGYDVLRGSDDVVNLNISTYLKPTTFIIIMAQMFMFYGFLVLLRGKDTPFQRLLTWIGRYSFGGYLVHALVIYCIAYITRPLTLTGWHLPVTLLSFLVTVATSLAISWGLSQLPGSRFTIGLQRKKRPGSRLHDTVSASRTSSSERNPSVSANRSPETS is encoded by the coding sequence GTGAATAAACCGCGAATCGTGGAATGGACACAACTGCGCGGCCTTGCCTTTCTCGCCATTGTGATGCAGCATAACATCGCGGAATATATATATCGCACCGATATTGAACAACCTGATTCCGTCATGCTGACCATGATTTATCATCTGACTCGTTTTGGTACGCCGACATTTGTCTTTCTGTCCGGTGTAATGCTGTTCTATCATCACAGTCGCACCAAACCGGATTACCCCCGTTTTATCCGTAAGCGGTTTGGAGATATCTATGTGCCCTTTGTGGTATGGACGTTCATCTATTGGTTGTTTGTCCGGATATTCACGCCCGAGTTCTGGCTTTCGGGTATGCCGGATTTCCATAGTCTTGTTCGTGAACTGTTCCTCCCCCAGACGGGATATCATCTTTGGTTTGTTATTATGGTGTTTCAGTTCTATATTCTGTTTCCCCTGTTTCTTGCGGGAGCCAAGTTCATTCAGAAACGTATTGAAAAAGTTACACGTTTCACCCCAATGCAATCCGTCATCACGCTGATTCTCATTGGGATGGCATTATACACGGTGCTTATGAAATGGTCCTACTACAATATGGGTGGATGGGCAGCTTCCTTACCCCAACCCTGGTCGGGTTTGCTGCAGTATCGCTCCTATTCATGGGTTATGTACTGGTTTTACTTTTTGCTTGGCGCAGTCTGTGCCTGGTCAGTGGATAGCTGGAGAAGTTGGACTGCAAAGGCATTGCCCTGGATTGTCTGTCTGTTTATCGGCATGTACATCTGGCTTGGATATGACGTGCTGCGGGGATCGGACGATGTCGTTAACCTCAATATATCAACCTATCTGAAGCCAACAACATTCATCATCATCATGGCCCAGATGTTCATGTTCTATGGGTTCCTTGTACTTCTGCGAGGCAAAGATACACCATTTCAGCGTCTCCTGACATGGATTGGGCGATATTCGTTTGGTGGCTATCTGGTTCATGCACTGGTGATCTACTGCATCGCGTATATCACCCGGCCACTTACACTAACTGGATGGCACCTACCGGTTACATTGCTTTCGTTTCTGGTCACCGTAGCAACGTCTCTTGCAATCAGTTGGGGACTTTCCCAGCTTCCTGGTTCTCGCTTTACCATCGGATTACAGCGGAAGAAACGCCCGGGTTCCCGTTTGCATGATACTGTTTCTGCGAGCAGAACAAGTTCATCCGAGCGTAATCCTTCAGTCAGCGCAAATCGCAGTCCGGAAACCAGCTAA
- a CDS encoding methyl-accepting chemotaxis protein, producing MEGTRGSVMGKLRFTIRMKLLTGFLMVVGLLAFVSIYALTQIHDMSNKADDVDKTWMPSVSLLGQMNGDISDVERLALAVIVEQDKNETAKLNEALNQLLSKIEDERKQLLTFINSNEGAMKLYNEFSTNYEAYLAKMPAFIELGLKNDYNEASKLHTEAYSLWYTANDSIVKLIEMGNQGSDQATNGSVETAERAFNIILGVTIVAFLIAMFIAFFIASIISRPIQKMNAAAMLIANGDLTSEKIVLKNKDELGTLADSFNVMTGNLREMIQSVSMTSEQVAASSEELLASAEQNTRASEQISETVEELAVGTSDQVDMVKRSSQAMSEMALGSEQIAELAQSVSVSAVDAANQSAEGNMIIQQAVEQMGSVRNSIASLTELVTGLGERSAEIGTITEVINNIARQTNLLALNAAIEAARAGEHGRGFAVVAGEVRKLAEESSESAQKITDLVQLIQKDTDHAVQAVKVNSNETEAGIEIVTAAGQAFEQISNAVNKVAGEIQEVSAGSEEMSASTSEVVGYVGQISNIAGEAAGGVHNVSAATQQQLASMEEIASSAGSLSKMAEELQEQINKFRV from the coding sequence ATGGAAGGTACGCGGGGAAGCGTGATGGGGAAGCTTAGATTTACAATTCGTATGAAATTATTGACCGGATTTTTAATGGTAGTGGGGTTGTTAGCTTTTGTCAGCATTTATGCGCTGACTCAAATCCATGATATGTCTAACAAAGCCGATGATGTGGACAAGACATGGATGCCCAGCGTATCTCTGTTGGGCCAGATGAATGGTGATATTTCCGATGTGGAACGCCTTGCGCTCGCAGTCATTGTGGAACAGGACAAAAATGAAACTGCCAAGTTGAACGAGGCTTTGAATCAGCTTCTTAGCAAGATAGAAGATGAACGAAAACAATTGTTAACTTTCATAAATAGCAATGAAGGGGCAATGAAACTTTACAATGAGTTTAGCACCAACTATGAGGCATATCTGGCAAAGATGCCTGCATTCATTGAACTAGGATTGAAAAACGATTATAACGAGGCCAGTAAACTGCACACAGAGGCTTATTCATTGTGGTATACAGCCAACGATTCCATTGTCAAATTGATTGAAATGGGGAATCAAGGGTCAGATCAAGCTACGAATGGATCGGTTGAGACCGCCGAAAGAGCATTTAATATTATTTTAGGAGTAACCATTGTTGCTTTCCTGATTGCCATGTTTATCGCCTTCTTCATTGCAAGCATCATCTCACGTCCAATTCAGAAGATGAATGCAGCAGCGATGTTGATTGCTAATGGTGACTTGACCAGTGAGAAGATTGTTCTCAAGAACAAGGATGAGCTGGGAACGCTGGCCGATTCCTTCAATGTGATGACTGGCAACCTGCGGGAGATGATTCAATCCGTATCGATGACATCCGAACAGGTAGCCGCTTCCTCGGAAGAACTTCTCGCGAGTGCAGAGCAGAATACAAGGGCGTCAGAACAGATCTCCGAGACGGTTGAGGAATTGGCTGTAGGGACATCGGATCAAGTAGATATGGTGAAACGTTCTTCACAGGCGATGAGTGAGATGGCTCTGGGTTCGGAACAGATTGCTGAGCTTGCTCAAAGTGTATCCGTGTCTGCCGTTGATGCAGCAAATCAGTCTGCAGAAGGAAATATGATTATTCAGCAGGCAGTTGAACAGATGGGATCTGTACGCAATTCCATTGCATCACTGACAGAACTGGTTACAGGGCTGGGAGAGCGTTCCGCAGAGATTGGTACCATTACCGAGGTTATCAACAATATTGCTCGTCAGACCAACCTTCTTGCATTGAATGCAGCGATTGAAGCGGCACGAGCAGGAGAGCATGGCAGAGGTTTTGCTGTTGTTGCCGGAGAAGTGCGTAAGCTGGCCGAGGAATCCTCTGAATCTGCTCAAAAAATTACGGATCTCGTGCAATTGATTCAGAAGGATACAGATCATGCCGTGCAGGCTGTGAAAGTAAATAGCAATGAAACAGAGGCAGGCATTGAGATTGTAACCGCGGCGGGACAAGCCTTTGAACAGATTTCGAATGCAGTGAACAAGGTCGCTGGTGAAATCCAGGAAGTATCGGCAGGTTCGGAGGAAATGTCTGCAAGTACGAGTGAAGTGGTAGGGTATGTGGGTCAGATCTCCAACATTGCGGGAGAAGCAGCAGGTGGGGTACATAATGTATCTGCCGCAACCCAGCAGCAGCTGGCTTCGATGGAAGAGATTGCTTCATCTGCAGGCTCATTGTCCAAAATGGCTGAAGAGTTGCAGGAGCAAATCAACAAATTCAGAGTGTAA
- a CDS encoding NHLP leader peptide family RiPP precursor — MMVSEKTLHEDIIEKAWTDEHFRQQLHSNPKQALREAFGIDIPEHIQVRTVEEQQNDYVLVIPPNPAKVNYDVNCGPWRS, encoded by the coding sequence ATGATGGTATCAGAGAAAACGTTGCACGAGGATATTATTGAAAAGGCCTGGACCGATGAGCACTTCAGACAACAACTGCACTCCAACCCGAAGCAAGCGCTTCGCGAAGCATTTGGCATTGATATTCCTGAACACATTCAAGTCCGTACCGTTGAAGAACAACAGAACGACTACGTTCTCGTGATTCCTCCCAATCCAGCCAAAGTGAATTATGACGTAAATTGCGGACCGTGGAGAAGCTAA
- a CDS encoding peptidylprolyl isomerase — MSFRWKKTTAMSLVLAMLLIVISGCGRPSSGATETPVPAAPEGPNPVATIEMQDGQKIVIELYPEIAPNTVYNFISLANKGFYDGLIFHRVIPGFMIQGGDPNGNGTGGPGYAIKGEFTSNGHKNHLNHTRGVISMARESDNLDSAGSQFFIMLADADYLDNAYATFGKVTEGMDVVDGIAAQEIGEKDKPVTDQVMKKVTVDTHGLEYPEPVKMP, encoded by the coding sequence ATGTCTTTTCGGTGGAAAAAAACAACAGCTATGTCGCTGGTTCTAGCGATGCTGCTTATCGTCATTAGTGGTTGTGGGCGCCCTTCAAGTGGCGCGACGGAAACACCGGTCCCGGCTGCACCCGAAGGGCCAAATCCAGTGGCCACAATTGAAATGCAAGACGGTCAGAAAATCGTCATTGAGCTATATCCCGAAATTGCGCCCAATACCGTGTACAATTTCATTTCATTGGCGAATAAAGGTTTCTATGATGGGTTGATCTTTCACCGTGTTATCCCAGGCTTCATGATTCAGGGTGGTGATCCAAACGGAAACGGAACAGGCGGCCCGGGTTATGCGATCAAAGGTGAATTCACATCCAACGGTCACAAAAACCACCTGAATCATACGCGTGGGGTCATCTCCATGGCGCGCGAATCTGATAATCTGGACTCCGCAGGCTCCCAGTTTTTCATCATGTTAGCAGATGCTGATTACCTGGATAATGCCTATGCCACATTCGGTAAAGTGACAGAAGGTATGGACGTCGTTGATGGAATCGCTGCTCAGGAAATAGGCGAAAAAGACAAACCTGTTACCGATCAGGTGATGAAAAAGGTCACTGTGGACACCCACGGTCTGGAATATCCTGAACCGGTAAAAATGCCTTAA
- a CDS encoding TIGR02206 family membrane protein — MAYPQWLDPYDAKPFILFSTSHLWAISLIAGIIILMFLFRNLLRSWAPNTRRTFRIVLACVMFGCEIVLQLWYIYGDVWSLQTSLPLELCSLSLLLSALLLLTRSRLLHSALLFAGIAGALMAIVTPNLGYAYAHFRFIQFFTAHACIILALLYMTWVEQLRPSWRSVLGSMMFVNVAALVVYGVDVVLDANYMFLRHKPDTPSVLDMLGPYPLYILGEEVLAVAMFSLMYVLLFAIPERLNNRVKRGKSSAL, encoded by the coding sequence ATGGCTTATCCCCAGTGGCTAGACCCTTATGATGCAAAACCGTTTATACTGTTTTCCACTTCGCACCTATGGGCGATTAGCCTTATTGCTGGAATAATTATATTGATGTTCCTGTTTCGAAATTTGCTGCGGTCCTGGGCACCGAACACACGCCGTACCTTTCGGATCGTTCTGGCATGTGTCATGTTCGGCTGTGAGATTGTGCTTCAGCTCTGGTATATATATGGGGATGTGTGGAGTCTGCAAACTTCATTGCCACTGGAGCTATGCAGTCTGTCACTATTGTTATCGGCGCTGCTATTGTTGACACGCAGCCGACTGCTGCATTCTGCATTGCTGTTCGCAGGAATAGCAGGAGCCTTGATGGCAATCGTAACGCCTAATCTCGGTTATGCTTATGCACATTTTCGGTTCATTCAATTTTTTACTGCTCACGCTTGTATTATTCTGGCGTTGCTCTATATGACTTGGGTGGAGCAGCTTCGTCCAAGCTGGAGATCTGTGTTGGGTTCGATGATGTTCGTGAATGTGGCTGCGTTGGTCGTATACGGTGTGGATGTCGTGCTTGACGCCAATTATATGTTCCTGAGACACAAACCGGATACGCCTTCAGTGCTCGATATGTTGGGTCCCTATCCCTTGTACATTCTTGGGGAAGAGGTGTTGGCAGTAGCGATGTTCTCTCTGATGTACGTCCTGCTATTTGCGATTCCGGAGCGGTTGAATAATCGAGTGAAAAGAGGAAAGAGTTCAGCGCTCTAG
- a CDS encoding MFS transporter, with translation MDFSWKRNLVILWIGVFFCSTAYSISIPFLPLFLSGDLGVRDHLEFWSGLAFGITFLASALVSPFWGSLADKYGRKPMLIRSGYSLAVLYLINYFVQDPYSLIVVRLFQGLLAGFVPAAIALVGTNTPEEKTGYALGIMSTAGATGGIIGPLIGGVVSHYYGNRNAFLFSSIVVLVSALIATFWVKEENFNRNKARSHVMDDIREARANRLFITVLGMMGICTFSVMILEPLLTVYVMEMGIQPDRASLSSGIIFSAVGVATVIMAPRWGKIGSRIGYGKVLIIGLVGGAIGNLLQFFTTGYIGFGILRFVYGLFFAAVFPAINAMIVQVTEPGFRGRAFSLNQSASQIGTMAGPIIGGVLGGWLPIRWIFIINGVALLITAIVAKWSRLEEKLPGSGKPLAK, from the coding sequence ATGGACTTCTCGTGGAAGCGTAATCTGGTGATTTTGTGGATTGGTGTATTTTTTTGCAGCACCGCTTATTCAATCTCCATCCCATTTCTGCCTTTGTTTCTGAGTGGCGATCTGGGCGTTCGTGATCACCTGGAGTTCTGGTCCGGGCTTGCCTTTGGCATTACATTTCTGGCAAGTGCGCTGGTGTCTCCCTTCTGGGGATCGCTGGCTGACAAATACGGGCGCAAGCCAATGCTGATCCGGTCGGGATACAGCCTTGCGGTTTTGTATTTGATCAATTATTTTGTGCAGGACCCCTATTCACTAATCGTGGTTCGTTTGTTTCAGGGATTGCTCGCGGGGTTTGTTCCGGCGGCGATTGCACTGGTCGGTACCAATACACCGGAAGAGAAGACAGGGTATGCACTTGGTATCATGTCTACAGCCGGGGCAACAGGAGGGATAATCGGCCCGTTAATTGGCGGGGTGGTAAGCCACTATTATGGCAACCGCAATGCGTTTTTATTTTCCAGCATCGTTGTATTGGTCTCGGCGTTGATCGCAACCTTCTGGGTCAAAGAAGAGAATTTTAACCGGAACAAGGCACGTTCTCATGTGATGGACGACATACGCGAAGCCAGGGCCAATCGATTGTTTATTACGGTGCTTGGCATGATGGGTATATGTACCTTCTCCGTGATGATTCTGGAGCCATTATTGACCGTATACGTGATGGAAATGGGCATTCAGCCCGATCGTGCTTCTCTCAGCTCAGGGATAATTTTCTCTGCGGTTGGTGTAGCTACGGTCATTATGGCGCCGCGCTGGGGTAAAATCGGTTCGCGAATCGGGTATGGGAAAGTACTGATCATTGGCCTCGTTGGAGGGGCGATTGGTAACCTGCTGCAGTTTTTCACTACAGGTTATATTGGATTCGGCATATTGCGTTTTGTATATGGATTGTTCTTTGCTGCGGTGTTCCCGGCGATTAATGCAATGATTGTGCAAGTGACCGAACCTGGCTTCCGGGGAAGAGCATTCAGCCTGAATCAATCAGCTTCCCAGATCGGTACGATGGCGGGGCCGATAATTGGTGGTGTTCTTGGTGGCTGGCTGCCGATTCGGTGGATTTTTATCATCAATGGAGTAGCGCTTCTGATTACCGCCATTGTGGCGAAATGGTCCCGACTGGAGGAGAAGTTGCCCGGCTCGGGCAAACCTTTGGCGAAGTAA
- a CDS encoding YqkE family protein: MAKSKKHTPAPKAAQDKPTTLKDLLSSDVLEKLKAQADEAKAAEADRKEQERLQAEEARKAEQKRKDNDFEYLLNNSSMDWKKHK, translated from the coding sequence ATGGCAAAATCCAAAAAACACACCCCTGCTCCCAAAGCAGCACAGGATAAACCGACCACACTAAAAGATCTGCTGAGCAGTGATGTGCTAGAAAAACTGAAAGCTCAGGCGGATGAAGCCAAGGCTGCCGAGGCAGACCGCAAAGAGCAGGAGCGCCTGCAGGCGGAAGAAGCGCGTAAAGCTGAACAGAAGCGAAAAGATAATGATTTTGAGTACCTGTTGAATAACAGTTCGATGGACTGGAAGAAACACAAGTAA
- a CDS encoding HAMP domain-containing sensor histidine kinase, whose amino-acid sequence MKNVPKAIIILWISMLNILCLPHGFVSANAGEVDRPVSITGWEVKWGNVHDQGFISEVQGSEEIWEKQGAERLEYSSVEAPSGSMWTRVTIPKITEDSSAIRFENIKGNHIVIYLDDRKVYENYHYNYDNNAVLLPLSRENSDSKLYIWSENEKGRLGIYGTVQVGPYATLQEKYIHNGLLDVILGATFVFTALTMLSCTFFLGKFHKGLWISLCIVMGSIGTMIITYSQFLYTFYQVYGNLYSVLFDLAMLMGMPALCYFFEQIIGPGRYGIFTKLRKFQFIYSIVAVAALMIDFISGGQWDMLYSLLVQNVIGFVLVILLSILMIGTIAKALQRSREALLLATGFGTFALISVAELLWYYQRNGTYHLIWWKWSMVAFIISLIAILGSRFAEKHTKVLEYSKELELFNNELQRSEKMEIISELAASVAHEVRNPLQVTRGFLQLMTEQEDNKNKGYVRIALEELDRASGIITDFLTFAKPEFDHIVSLNIADEFDHIEGILVPMANLEGGKITTDIPPDLWIRGNSSKFKQAFINIIKNSIEALQGEGQIDIWAYAQDGVIKVHVRDNGEGMDEEALVRLGEPYFSNKIKGTGLGMMVTFRIVEAMHGQISFTSTKGVGTEAVVSFAAFVE is encoded by the coding sequence ATGAAAAATGTGCCCAAAGCTATCATCATCTTATGGATAAGTATGTTGAATATTCTCTGCTTGCCGCATGGTTTCGTCTCAGCGAATGCAGGAGAAGTTGACAGACCTGTATCCATTACGGGATGGGAAGTAAAGTGGGGGAACGTACACGATCAGGGATTCATCAGTGAGGTTCAAGGTTCGGAGGAAATCTGGGAGAAGCAAGGTGCAGAAAGGCTGGAATACAGCAGTGTAGAAGCTCCTTCGGGTTCCATGTGGACTCGTGTGACCATTCCTAAAATAACCGAAGATAGCTCGGCAATCCGTTTTGAAAATATTAAAGGGAACCACATTGTGATCTATCTGGACGATCGTAAGGTGTACGAGAATTATCATTACAATTATGACAACAATGCTGTGCTGTTACCCTTATCGAGAGAGAATTCAGATAGTAAACTGTATATATGGTCCGAGAATGAGAAAGGCAGACTTGGCATCTACGGAACGGTTCAGGTCGGGCCTTATGCTACATTACAGGAAAAGTATATTCACAATGGACTGCTTGATGTGATATTGGGAGCGACCTTTGTATTCACGGCGCTTACGATGCTGAGCTGCACATTTTTCCTGGGCAAATTCCATAAAGGGTTGTGGATTTCGCTATGTATCGTGATGGGTTCAATCGGAACGATGATTATCACTTATTCACAGTTTTTATATACGTTCTACCAGGTTTATGGTAATCTCTATTCCGTATTGTTTGACCTGGCTATGCTGATGGGCATGCCTGCACTCTGTTATTTTTTTGAACAAATTATCGGACCAGGTCGTTATGGCATCTTTACCAAACTAAGAAAATTCCAATTCATCTATTCTATAGTAGCTGTGGCTGCCCTGATGATTGATTTTATTTCAGGCGGTCAATGGGACATGCTCTATAGTTTGCTGGTTCAGAATGTAATTGGATTCGTTCTCGTGATCCTGTTGAGCATCTTAATGATCGGCACCATCGCCAAAGCGCTTCAACGGAGCCGGGAAGCTCTTTTGCTGGCTACGGGATTCGGCACATTTGCCTTAATCAGTGTTGCTGAACTTCTGTGGTATTACCAGCGTAATGGAACATATCATCTGATATGGTGGAAATGGTCCATGGTTGCTTTTATTATCTCACTTATTGCCATACTGGGAAGCCGATTTGCTGAAAAACATACCAAAGTGCTTGAATATTCGAAAGAGTTGGAATTGTTCAATAATGAATTGCAGCGATCCGAGAAAATGGAGATCATTAGCGAACTGGCGGCGTCGGTTGCTCATGAGGTTCGTAATCCGCTGCAGGTGACGCGAGGATTCCTTCAGCTCATGACAGAGCAGGAAGACAACAAAAACAAGGGGTATGTGCGGATTGCTCTGGAGGAACTTGATCGGGCTTCCGGCATTATTACCGACTTCCTCACGTTTGCCAAACCGGAGTTCGATCATATTGTCTCTCTCAATATCGCGGATGAATTTGATCATATTGAAGGTATTCTTGTACCGATGGCTAATCTGGAAGGCGGCAAAATAACAACTGACATTCCACCAGATCTATGGATTAGAGGGAACTCTTCCAAGTTCAAACAGGCTTTTATTAATATTATTAAGAATAGTATAGAAGCGCTGCAAGGAGAGGGTCAGATTGATATTTGGGCTTATGCCCAAGATGGGGTCATCAAGGTACATGTTAGGGATAACGGTGAAGGCATGGATGAGGAAGCGCTGGTCCGGCTTGGGGAGCCTTATTTCTCGAATAAAATCAAGGGCACAGGCCTTGGCATGATGGTGACTTTCCGGATCGTTGAAGCCATGCATGGGCAGATCAGCTTTACAAGTACAAAAGGAGTAGGAACAGAAGCCGTTGTATCTTTTGCCGCGTTCGTCGAATGA
- a CDS encoding LCP family protein has product MLKKWLWGTSLTLALAIAGVIVYYGYSIVHFANSISTASETSTSDTNQNTDTPTTPVPKWEGKERVNILLLGGDTRGEDAGRSDSVMVASIDPLSKKAHLFSVLRDTYVDIPGHGKSRLNAAFSYGGAELTKQTVGDLLGIPIQHYVYTDFVGFMALVDAVDGIDIDVEKDMYYTSKADKHMYDIDLKKGLQHMDGKTALQYVRFRHDATSDFTRTERQRIFMTELAKKMQSTTSLFKIPEILEAVAPYIETDLSPTQMLKLASLGFDINVNEIDKQQIPPNTLLTNELAGSAQVLGVNKPKLQSYIQNLFEEDAKSSEDESAKAQDLN; this is encoded by the coding sequence ATGCTTAAGAAATGGTTATGGGGGACATCCCTAACCCTGGCACTTGCCATAGCCGGCGTTATTGTATATTACGGATACTCGATTGTTCATTTTGCCAATAGCATCTCAACCGCTTCCGAGACTTCCACTTCTGACACAAACCAAAATACGGACACCCCAACCACCCCTGTTCCCAAATGGGAAGGGAAGGAACGAGTTAACATTTTGCTGCTTGGCGGTGACACCAGAGGGGAGGATGCCGGTCGTTCAGATTCGGTTATGGTCGCTTCCATTGATCCTTTATCCAAGAAAGCCCATCTCTTCTCTGTTCTGCGTGATACATACGTTGATATTCCGGGACATGGCAAGAGCAGACTCAACGCGGCCTTCTCCTACGGCGGAGCGGAATTAACCAAACAAACGGTAGGTGACTTGCTCGGCATTCCTATCCAGCACTACGTGTATACTGATTTTGTCGGATTCATGGCGCTGGTTGATGCTGTAGACGGGATCGATATTGATGTGGAGAAAGACATGTATTACACCAGTAAAGCAGATAAACATATGTACGATATTGATCTCAAAAAAGGACTTCAGCATATGGACGGTAAGACTGCCCTCCAATATGTACGGTTTCGGCATGATGCCACATCAGACTTTACGCGTACCGAACGGCAACGGATTTTCATGACTGAGCTGGCCAAAAAGATGCAAAGCACCACTTCACTCTTCAAAATTCCTGAAATATTGGAAGCTGTCGCTCCATATATCGAGACAGACCTCAGTCCAACGCAGATGTTGAAATTGGCTTCGCTCGGATTTGATATTAACGTGAATGAAATCGATAAACAGCAGATCCCTCCTAACACGCTGCTTACCAATGAGCTTGCAGGTTCTGCCCAGGTACTCGGTGTAAATAAACCGAAACTCCAATCATACATTCAGAATTTGTTCGAGGAAGATGCAAAATCTTCAGAGGATGAATCAGCGAAAGCACAAGACTTAAACTAA
- a CDS encoding SDR family NAD(P)-dependent oxidoreductase has translation MTEQRLQGKVAIVTGGGSGIGQATAIRFAEHGAKVFMLDRTPENAEETKQTIENAGGEAHVIECDISKPDNVQKAINQAAEQAGQLDIVFANAGINGTMAPIETMEPEDWDQTMGINMRGTFATVKYAIPHLKDRGGSIIITSSINGNRVFSGIGFSAYASSKAGQTAFTKMAALELARYKIRVNAVCPGAIDTNIDDNTYPSDDLKEVQIPVEFPEGHEHPLKGEPGTSKQVANLVLFLASDESSHVTGTRIYVDGAESLLRG, from the coding sequence ATGACTGAACAACGTTTGCAAGGAAAAGTGGCGATTGTAACCGGAGGTGGCTCAGGAATTGGTCAGGCGACAGCCATTCGTTTCGCTGAGCACGGAGCCAAAGTGTTCATGCTGGACCGGACCCCGGAGAATGCAGAGGAAACCAAACAGACGATTGAGAACGCAGGCGGAGAAGCCCACGTTATTGAATGTGATATATCCAAACCGGACAATGTGCAGAAAGCAATCAATCAGGCGGCAGAGCAAGCAGGCCAGCTTGATATTGTATTTGCCAATGCGGGCATCAACGGCACGATGGCTCCGATTGAAACGATGGAACCTGAGGACTGGGATCAAACGATGGGCATCAATATGCGCGGCACGTTCGCAACTGTGAAGTACGCCATACCCCATTTGAAGGACCGCGGAGGAAGCATTATTATCACGAGCTCCATCAACGGTAACCGTGTATTCTCTGGTATTGGCTTCTCTGCATACGCTTCCAGCAAGGCAGGTCAGACGGCTTTTACGAAGATGGCTGCATTGGAACTGGCTCGTTACAAGATCCGTGTCAACGCCGTTTGCCCGGGAGCCATCGATACGAACATCGATGACAACACCTATCCTTCGGACGATCTAAAAGAAGTACAGATCCCGGTTGAATTTCCCGAAGGTCATGAACATCCACTCAAAGGTGAACCTGGAACGTCGAAGCAAGTCGCCAATCTGGTGCTCTTCCTCGCTTCCGATGAATCTTCCCATGTGACCGGTACCCGGATTTACGTGGATGGAGCGGAATCTTTGCTCCGCGGATAA